Part of the Helicobacter bilis genome is shown below.
CACGGCGGTGAGCATATGCGGGGCAGACGCTCTGGCACACTCAATGTCCCCTATATCATCGGTATGGGCGAAGCGATGAAGCTTGCCACAGACTACCTAGACTTTGAGCTTACACAAGTGCGAAAGCTTAGAGATAGGCTAGAAGATGCGCTTTTAAGCATACCTGATGTATTTGTCGTTGGCACAAGGGAAAATCGTGTGCCAAACACGACACTCATCAGTGTGCGAGGCATTGAGGGTGAAGCAATGCTGTGGGATTTAAACAAGGCTGGGATTGCCGCATCAACGGGCAGTGCGTGTGCGAGTGAAGACTTAGAGGCAAATCCTGTAATGGTAGCCATTGGAGCGGATAAGGAGTTAGCCCATACGGCTATTAGAATCTCTCTTAGTAGATTCACTACAAGTGAAGAGATTGATTACACGATTGAAGTGTTTAAGAAGGCGGTGGGGAGGCTTAGGGCGATCTCTAGTAGCTATGGGAGCTAGATTCTAAAAACATTCACATTTGGGTATGCAATTTGCGCGATTATGGGGATTTTAGGATAGTCATTACCGCTTTAGGTAACTCCTACCCTAAAATCCCCACAAAACACGCAAAACGAAGTTTCTTTAGAAAGCCATACCGCAACTGCTAGAATGTGTTTTGCGTTGTGTTTTACAAAATACTTCCGCAATGTGTTTTGATGCGCTAGATTTTAGAATCTAAGCGGTAAAATTTATACAACAAAAAAAAGGAAAAGAAAATGGCAAAGAATGACTTAATCGGTGGTGCGTTATGGGACGCATATTTTTAATGAGAAATTTGCGATTATAGGGCAAAAGATGACTTTTATAGATTTTTGTAGTGGTATTGGCGGGGGGCGTTTGGGGCTAGAATCTTGTGGTTTGAAATGCTTGGGTTTTAGTGAGATTGATAGAGCAGCCATTAAAACTTACAAAACTTTTTTTAATACTTCAAATGAGCTAGAACTCGGCGATTTAACGCAGATTAATCCACAATCTTTGCCTGATTTTGATTTGCTTGTTTCTGGTTTTCCTTGTCAAAGCTTTAGTATTGTTGGCAAAAGAGAGGGCTTAGAGAATAAAGAAAAAGGGCAGATTATTTTTTATCTTGCTGAGATTCTAAAGGCTAAACAACCTAGTTTTTTTATCTTAGAAAATGTTAAAGGTTGGCTCAATCATAATAAAGGACAAACGCTAAAAGAGATTCTAAAACTTTTAGAATCTTGTGGCTATCAAGTTTTTCATAAGCTTTTAAATAGCCTTGATTTTGCCTTAGCCCAAGCTAGAGAGAGAGTATATTTTGTAGGGATTAGAAAGGATAAAAAGCGTGATTTTAGTTTTAGTCTATTTACAAATAATTTAAATAAAAGGCTAAACTATGCCTAAAATTGCAATAAAAAACAGGGATCAATTAATTATTTGCGGTTTGTTTCTTGCAAAATTTGATACATTGGCTTATAGGTCGCTAGGCTTTTCTAGCTTTATAGAGGCTTTTAATATTTTGGGACTTTCTTTGCAAGGAAAGCCTAGTAATATCAAAAACTACAGAGATGAGTTTGATCCATATTTTGATAATGCTAGAAAAGGTTGGCAGAGAGATTTAAGGGCTTATACAAGAATAATTTTTGATCAGTATAAAGATATGGAATTTGACCCTTTTAAAAATCTAGTTTCTAGCTTTTTGATTGAAAATTATGAAGAAAAATTGCAAGTAAATGAATTTCTAGATTCTAAAATAGAATCTAGTTTTATTAAAAGAGTAGCAACAGGCAAAGCCGCAGAGCAGTATTTTAGGGATAATTTTATGCAATACTTTAAAGATTTTTCTTTGTTTGATGGTAGAGATTTTGGCTGTGGGTTTGACTTTAAAATGCAAAATGAAAAAGATTTTTACTGCGTTGAAGTGAAAGGGTTAAATGAGATAAGTGGGAATTTTATGCTAACAGAAAAAGAATATAATGTTGCACAAAGTTTGCAGGATAAATATTGCCTTTATATTGTAAGTAATCTCAAGGAAAAACCTAGAGAAAATGTATTTTTTAATCCCATAAAATGCTTTAATTTTGCCAAGCAGAGTAGGCAAATCACACAAACAAGCTATCAAGGAAGTTTTAATGTATAAAATACAAATAGAATATTTAGGCTGTATGCACGAATATATGATACCAAAACTCATAGAATCTTTTAGTTTTAAATCGAAGCAAGAAGCCTTAGAAAAATATAGAATCTTACTTGCTACTTACCTTGTGGGCTATGGTGTATTGTGGGATAATATAAGTGAAAAAGAACACGAAAAAAGACTTTTAGCAAAAAGTTTAGAAGAGCTAAAAGATATAGAATCTAAAGCCCTTTTTAATAAGGAGTTAGATTATAAAATTAGCTTTGTGGAGTGTGTGTAATGTGTCTAGTAAAAAAGTTTTTAAATATGTTTTTGATACAAAGCAAGATTCTCATTTTAAATGATATTCTAAAAGGTAGGGGGCAGTTTGCAAGTGAATGGTTTTTAGTTATTTTAAGACTAGAAAGCAACATAGAATGGGTGCTAAAACCTATCAATGAAGTGATAAATTTTTATGGCGGTAAAGTTGTGTTTTCTCTACAAGGAAGTCTTAAGATTGGTAAGGTTACTATGCAAAGAAAGGGCGGCGATGGTGGCAGAGAAAGTGCAAAAATGCTACAATTTAAGATTAATCCCCTGTTGCTTATGCAAAAATAAGCGACTAAACCAAATTTGAAAGAAAAGATTAAACAAAAACTTAGCAACACAAGATAAAGTGTTACTAACTTTTTGTTTAAACATAAATTTGAAAGGAAAAGAAAATGGCAAAGAATGACTTAATCGGTGGTGCGTTATGGGACGCATATTCAAACAAAGTAAGCGAAAGAATGGATAATCCCACACATTTGGGCGTTTTGACACAAAAGGACGCTGATGAAAAGGGTGCAAAGCTCATCGTGGCAGACTATGGCGCAGAGGCGTGTGGCGATGCGGTGCGGCTGTATTGGCTTGTGGATAGCAATGACACAATCATTGACGCGAAGTTTAAAAGCTTTGGCTGTGGGACGGCGATTGCAAGTAGTGATATGATGGTAGAACTCTGCCTTGGCAAAAAGGTGCAAGACGCGGTAAAAATCACCAACCTTGATGTAGAGCACGCCTTGCGTGATGACCCTGATACACCGGCTGTGCCGGGGCAGAAAATGCACTGCTCTGTTATGGCGTATGATGTGATTAAAAAAGCAGCAGGAATCTATCTAGGTAAGGACGCAGCGGACTTTGAGAGTGAAATCATCGTGTGTGAATGTGCGAGGGTAAGCCTATCTACCATTAAAGAAGTGATAAGGCTAAATGATTTAAAAAGTGTAGAAGACATTACCAACTACACAAAAGCAGGGGCGTTTTGTAAAAGCTGTATTAAGCCCGGCGGACACGAGGAAAGGGAATATTATTTGGTAGATATACTTGCTGAAGTAAGGGCTGAAATGGATAAAGAATCTGTGAAAAAAGTCGCTGATAAAGGCGGAGACATCGCATTTGCTGAAATGACAATGGTGCAAAAGGTAAAGGCGATTGATAAAGTCATTGATGCAAATATCCGCCCTATGCTTATGATGGATGGGGGCGATATGGAGATTTTAGACATTAAGGATACAAGCGATGGCTTCATTGATGTGTATATCCGCTATCTTGGGGCGTGTAGCGGCTGTGCGAGTGGGGCAACAGGCACACTCTATGCCATAGAATCTGTGTTGCAAGAGCAGCTAGATTCTAAAATTAGAGTATTGCCGATATGATAGGCTAGAATCTAAGCGGGGCTATCTAGCCCCTGCAAAGCCACTGCCAACCATAAGAACTTAACGCACAAAAGGATTCCTATGTCATCAAACACACAGGAAGGGCAAAGAAAAAGGCTAGATTCTATCACTATTTTTCAGCTTAAGTGGCTTTTTTATACTACGCTCTTTTGGGGTGGGCTTTTGGTCTTACATCTGCGTGGAGAACTTCCCCATATTTTTGTCTCTTATGGTATTTTTTGCCTCTTTTTTATCAGCAATGGAATCTATAAGCATAATATAAAAGCTTTCCTTATTTTTGCTTTTGTGTGGGTTTTTAGTGTTTATGTGTTTTCTCAAAGTCATTATAGTTTTTGGACATATCTGCTTGCACAGATACTATTATATAGCTTTATACTTACCATTCTTATTTTTAAGAAATACTATCGCTTAAGCATCACACTTTGTGCGTATATTGCCTTTTATGCTCTGGCATTGCTACTTGGAGAATATCACCTGCTTGGGAGTTTTTATAAATAAATCCCTGCAAATATTTTACTTAAACAATAATACGGAATAATATGCTAAAACACACAAATCTATCGCAAAAATTGCAAAGCAATACCACCTATACCTACAAGCAATGCTATGATAGATACTATAAAGCTTGTTTTCCCACCATTGCTTTTTTCTAACTCTCGCACACGATTTTGCAACTCATTGATTTTTGCTTCTTGGTCTTCATCGATAAGTTTTTTAGAATCTAGGGCAGATTCTAGCTCTTTTATTTTTTCACGCTTTTTTTCTAGTTCATTTTGGAGAGTTTGTATAGATTGGCTTTGCTTATCATCAAGGGAGTCTTTAGATTTCAAAGTGGATTCTAGCTCTTTGATTTTGGTGCGTTTAGATTCTAGCTGCTCTTGTAGCTCTTGTATCTTTTCTCCTTGAGTGCTTATGTCTTGCTCTTGCTTTTCCTGCCTTTTTTCATACTCTTGCTTATGCTCGGTGATACCGCTCTGTAATGCGGAGATTTGCTCTTCTTGCTTCTCTTGTCTTGTTTCATACTCTTGCTGATGTTTGACAAACCTTTGTGCTTCATCAAGCATAACCAGTGCTTGCTCTTTGGCTACTCCGTGTAGCTGCTGTATATCCCCATCTTTATTTTTAAAGCCATTTTCTAGCATTGCGGCAATCGTTTGCGTCATCGCTTGAGCAAAGCCATAGGATATGGTGGTAAGCTTTATGCTCTCTTGTATCAGTGTATTCATCTCTGCCATTGCTTCATTTTGCATACTAATTGCTTTGGTGTTTAGCTCTGTTTTTTCTTTTGTTTTTCCAATTCCAAACCAACCCCTCTTGACATTGTCCGCCCGTCTTGTCAAATCCTTTGCTTTATCAATCTTGCTACTTACTCTTTGGATATTGCTAAAAATCTCTACCGCTTTTTCTTCGGCAAGGACTTTCAAATCTTCAGGCTTTAGCGTGGCGACTTGCTTTTGTAGCACTTCTACTTCACTTTCTTTGGGCTCTTCTTGTTGAGGTTTGATTAAAAATCCAAACATTTTTACTCCTTTTGTGTTAGTTGTGTTGCATTCTAAATGCACGAAGTTTTGCCATAGTAGAATCTAGATCATCAAAAGACTCTTTTGTCTCTTGCGAACTTTTTGCGATAGCTTCTTGTGCTTCATTGATCTTATTGATTGTGGATTGTGTGATGCCTAATGTAAATTGCCACGCATCGTGCAAGACAAACCAGCTTTGAGCAGTCTTTAGTTGCACGATTTCACCACTTTTACCCATTATTTGCAGCTGCAAGCGACTCTCTTTGCTATCACTTGCCCATTTATCAATATAGTAAATTGCAATAGTGCTAAGTATTGCCCCGAGTGCCGCTGTGAGACAAAGCGCAACAGCACCTAAAATCGTCTCATTTTCCGCAAAAGGCAGTCGCACAGTTTTCAAAGCCGGACATAATCCTTCCAACATTTCAGTCATTGCCGCTGCCCCAAGCATTGTAGTAGCAGCAATTAGTCCAGAGACAAGCACCTTTGCTGCCTCTCTCATCACATCATCTTTGGGCATATCTTTTGGAGGTTTTACAAGAATCTTTATCGCTTGATAAAGTGAGTTAAACCCAGCACGGATAATCTGCACTATCTTTTTTAAAGTTGTAAAGATTGTATTGATGACAAACACAAGAATATTTGAGAAAAAGCTAAGAATGGCGGATTCTAGTGAGCCAGCAATAATGTCTTTCCACTTCGCCTTTAAATCTTCCCAAATTGTTTGTAAGCGATTTTTAAAGCGTGTAAAAATCTCTTTAAAACTCTCATTGCCAAATTCTTTCACAAGTATTTTTATCTCAATCATCATTCCCTTAATCAAATCGTGTAAAACAATGCCTATCACAGAGTGCAACGCCATTTTCCCCGCGTCCTTTGCCCCTGTTAAGACGGCTTCTTTATAGGACTTAGAGCTTGTGTAATAGGCTTTATCTACCGCCCTATCAATATCCTTTTTTGCTCTCTCACATTCTGCTATAAATTGCTCATCATTGATTTGCTTTTGTTTTTCAAGTTTTGCCAGCTCTTTTTGTTCAGATTCTGTAAGATAGCCCCTTTTTTGCTGATTTTTTGCTATGGCTTCTAGGCGTTCATCTCGCCTTTGGATAAACTCTTGTGCAGTTTTATCCTTTTTCATACGATTAAGACTACTATCTGTCATTGCAAGATTGGATTCTGTATTGGCAATCTTTGTGCCATCTACTTCGGCTAACACCCTTGCCCTATCATCGTGGATTGTTTTTGCTGCGACTTTATGATCTAAGTCAGTTTTAGCGTTTGGGGCAAGTTGTTGCCCTGTCATATAATCTGTCGGCTTTCCTTGCTCTTTTAGGTTGCCTTGTTGTTTGTTTATGGCGATATAGTTTTCATCGCTTGGTATGCCTTTGAATCATAATCTCCCCTTTGTTCATATCTTTGCCTTTCTTTATCGCTTGCATAAATCCCTTGTCGCACATTATGCGTAGTATTGACATTCCCGCCATCTTTAGAATCTAGCACCGCAGCCGCTAGCCCAAAATGCCACACCACCGCATTTAGTGCATTATCCGCACACTGCTGAAAGAGGCTAGCACTCTACTCTTTAGGCAGCTGTGCTTGCAGCTCCCCTAGCTCTTGTATGGTAGATTCCAACTCACTATCAATGTGGATTCTAAGGGCTTGTATAGAATCATTTGGTTGTGTTTGATTTCTATCTATTTCACCTAACTCATCTTGCATTTGCGCATAATCTGTGCGTAAATAGTCCTGCCAAGTCTCTATATTATGTCTTGTATTGTATGGATTTCTTTCTTGTGGTTGCATAGTCTTATTCCTTAAAGTTTATAAAATGAAAGCACGACTTTACCAAAAAAAAACAAGTCAAGGGTAAAAGTAAAATTATAGAAGTCTTATGCTAGATAACTGCATTCATGCCTTACTTTGTAAATTTTGCAACCTGAAGTCAAAGATAACTTTATCTAGATGAGATCTTAGAAAAGGCATATTGGAGAAAGTATTTTATGTGGTTATTTTTATATTACTTAGGGTGCTTCAGTGCATGTTTAGAATATAGCATGAAGCATGTTTGTAACCACTTTTAATCCACATATCTCACCTTATTTTTACGCAAATAGAGCCATTCGCCATTTGCAAATACACTCTCAATATTTGAATCTTCTTTTAGTCCATACACTCTATTTATATTGACATAGCGATATAAGATTCCAAGTGATATAATATGGGCTTTGCCGCCATCATCAATATAGAAAAATTGCGGATAGATTACTTGTTGGAATTTCATATTTTTATCTGTTAAGCCGCCGATTTTCTCCCTTAAAACTTGTGGTATTTCTACTGCAATATCAGTGCTATATGCACCGCTATAATAGGCATATCCATTGCTTAGAATCCTATCTTTTTGACTATTAATCATATCAAGCACAAAGAGCCTTTGAGCGTTTTTCTCACTATAATAGCCGCTATGTTTATATGCAAGTTTTAAGTAATGTTCCCTTTTTTGTAGCCATAATTCATTTTTATTATGCTTTATTTGTGAATAAATCTTTTCTTCTAGTTTTAGATTCTCTGCTTTGGTATCTTTAGAATCTTTTTGTTTTTGCATGATTTCATCATATAGGGCTTTATTTAGCACATAAGTGCCACTATACTCTTTTGAGTATTTTCTAGCTTTGTAATATTGCGGGTCAAATACATAAAAAGTGCAACCGCAAAATATAAATACACTAAACAAAAGAGAGATTCTAACACTATAAAAAAGTAGAGTTTGCATACATACCTTTCCATAAAATATAAAATGCAATCATAGCAATAAATACTGCAAAAACGCTTTATTTTCGTTATAATAAAGACTTTATTTTAATAAAAAAAGGTGTGTCTATGTCGTATTTTAAGAAAATTGCATGTGGTTTTAGTCTATGTTGCGTGCTGGCTGTTTCAAGTTTTGCGGAGTCTGGTGGTGATAAATTGACGACTTTAGAAGCTACACGCACAAAAGTATTTGAGATTCTCTATCCGCAGCAGCTAAAGACATTGGAGCAAAAAAGGGCTTTTCTAAAAAAGCATTACAAATCTGGTGAGGAGTATGAGACTTTTATCTTCCCAAATCAAACAATAGAGAGTGTGTATAATGCCTATATCACAGCACACCCAAAAGATAGCTTTGGGTCTAGTATATTGCATAAGGAATTGCCAAAGATGAATAAGGCTTATAGGGCAGATAGCAATGAAGATCGTATGGGCTATGTGCTTATGTATATTTGGAGTGGGGATAGAAAGCTATCCATCACAAATACAAGGATAGAAGATGATAATCTTTGCGGTAAAGAACTCTTAGAGTTTGAAGAACAAGAAGGGCAGACTATTCTAAAATCAAGCTTTGAGCAGTATTGTTTCTAGCTAGAGATAAATATGAGAGAACAGAATCTAAACGCTTTATTAAATGCAGATAGCCTAGACTTAAGCACAAATAGCGATGAAATAAGCGAGACTTTGCAGTCTTTAAATACGCTTGAAAGTCTAGAATCTTTGCAGCAAAATACAGATTCTAAAAAGCAAGATTCTATCAATAAAATAGAATCTATAAAAAGATTAGAAACTAGCACAGCACAAAAACACCCCATAAAAGACTCTTTAATGAAAGATAAAGATTCTAAAGCGATAAATCTATCAAAAACCCTGCATTCATTAGAGACAGAAGCACTCATTCATAGCACAAAAAATCCATACATAAACGCTGCAAAAGATTTAGCAAAAAATCCCAAAAATACACAAAAGCGAGATGAAGATATAG
Proteins encoded:
- a CDS encoding DNA cytosine methyltransferase → MRYGTHIFNEKFAIIGQKMTFIDFCSGIGGGRLGLESCGLKCLGFSEIDRAAIKTYKTFFNTSNELELGDLTQINPQSLPDFDLLVSGFPCQSFSIVGKREGLENKEKGQIIFYLAEILKAKQPSFFILENVKGWLNHNKGQTLKEILKLLESCGYQVFHKLLNSLDFALAQARERVYFVGIRKDKKRDFSFSLFTNNLNKRLNYA
- a CDS encoding DUF3883 domain-containing protein, encoding MPKIAIKNRDQLIICGLFLAKFDTLAYRSLGFSSFIEAFNILGLSLQGKPSNIKNYRDEFDPYFDNARKGWQRDLRAYTRIIFDQYKDMEFDPFKNLVSSFLIENYEEKLQVNEFLDSKIESSFIKRVATGKAAEQYFRDNFMQYFKDFSLFDGRDFGCGFDFKMQNEKDFYCVEVKGLNEISGNFMLTEKEYNVAQSLQDKYCLYIVSNLKEKPRENVFFNPIKCFNFAKQSRQITQTSYQGSFNV
- a CDS encoding iron-sulfur cluster assembly scaffold protein, with the translated sequence MAKNDLIGGALWDAYSNKVSERMDNPTHLGVLTQKDADEKGAKLIVADYGAEACGDAVRLYWLVDSNDTIIDAKFKSFGCGTAIASSDMMVELCLGKKVQDAVKITNLDVEHALRDDPDTPAVPGQKMHCSVMAYDVIKKAAGIYLGKDAADFESEIIVCECARVSLSTIKEVIRLNDLKSVEDITNYTKAGAFCKSCIKPGGHEEREYYLVDILAEVRAEMDKESVKKVADKGGDIAFAEMTMVQKVKAIDKVIDANIRPMLMMDGGDMEILDIKDTSDGFIDVYIRYLGACSGCASGATGTLYAIESVLQEQLDSKIRVLPI